AGCGAGCTAATTGCTATGATTCTCCCCGTTGGTCGTTGCTTATACCATCGTGCAATGGTTAGGAGCGGCAGTGTATTTACGGCCAGGGTCTGCATCACGTCAGAGTTCGTAAGCTCCTGGAGCCCCCGTGCCCGGGGGAACACACCGGCATTGCTGACAATTACATCCGGACTTCCCATTAGTGCGTCCAGGTTTGTCAGTGCACTCTCGAGCTCATGTTCATTAGAAACATCGGCCTGCTCTGCAACAACCTTTACTCCCGAACCGGCCAACTGATTCTGCAGGAGTAAGGCCTGCTGCCTGGATTGCCTGTATAAGAACCCGACATCCCAGCCTTTGCGTGCAAAACCATGCACAAGCCCCTTTCCAATCCTTCGGGACCCTCCGGTAATAAAAACTACAGGCATATCGGATCGACCGGTATGGTGAGTAAATCAACAACATTACCATTACCATTATCCTGATTATGGTGCAACGTCAGGTGACTACCCGGTATTGCATATTCCTGCAGCACATAAGCCAAACCTACCTTGCTCTCCGGCTTGTCCGGCACCTGTACCACACTTGTTATTCGGCCAACTTGTGCACCGTCAGCAAACAGGCCTGCGTCCTGTGCCAGGCCCGTACCAAGCACTACCATTAACCTGTGCGCAACGTCAGAAATGGAATTGTGGGCAGAGATGTACTGCTCACCGGTATATCCGCGCTTACTAAATGACGTCAAGTGAAGCAACCCTGCCTCAATCGGATAATAGTCAGGTGAAATCTCTACATTGTTTGTGCCAATGCCGGCACAGATTCGAAGGAAATGATACTCTTCAGCAGGCAAAAACGGAATATCTGATGCTGCTCCGATCAGCGTGGCCCTGATACCATTCTGTACAGATGCACCACACATAATAACATAATTTAAATTTGCTCCTCCAGGCATTCTAATGATGAATGCTCCGGGGCTGTCCGGTACCATACACCACTGCCACTGCCGAAGGGTATGAACGTCTGCTCCGAGAAGCTGGAATATTACCTGTGGCGCCAGTTGGCCTGCAATGGCAATGCTTTCCCATTCTGCGCTCACATCGTTAAGTTGCACATCCAGATGGGTACTGTTCTTTTGCAGTTTGTCCAGTACGGTTCCAATCATGGATCGTGTGGTTAGTACCAGGCACTGATGTTGATCGGCTAACACCGTCAGCACATCAATACAGGTAGCCTCTTCAGTCACCAGCACCGTCTGACGTCCTCTGCCCGGTTCCATACCCGACAGGTCGTTTGTGGTAGTGTTCTGCAGAAGAGAAATACGGTCGGGTCCCTGAATACGAATAACACCATACCGTTCGTGATTATGCCATACAACGTCATGAAGTGCTGTCTGCCACACAGCTGAAGTTGCAGGACGTACTGTTGGAACGCTCATAAACAAAAATCGTAGTTTTTATCGGATCAGATGAATCAAAGAAATCAGCTCAAGTGCTGTTTTGTTCGGGACTGGCAGTACATACTTGCCTTGCTTGTGATCTCCAGCCTGTTTGCATGTCCGCTCGATGCGCAATCTCAGAGCCGGGAACTCTACAGAATCCACTTTACCGACAAAGGCAATGAACCATTTCGGCCGGGTTCTGAGCTTTATCAGGCAACCCTACAACGTTTTAATCCAAAAGCTATTGAGCGCAGGAAGGCTGCTGGCAGGCACCCGATTCTGGACTGGGCAGATATGCCTGTAAACGAAGCCTATGTAACCGCACTCGACGTTGTGGGTGTTAAACCGATCCTTACTCTGAGATGGACAAATTGTGTTCTTGCCGAACTTTCACCGCTTCAGGTTACTGTGCTTAGTCAGGTTGGCTTTGTCAGGAGTATCGAAAAAGTGCGTGAGGTTCATTACCGTCCGCTGTCCATGACGGATGACTGCAGCCCCGCCCGTCCCGGAGCGTCATCCGATGCACATTCACTCCTGAACACCATGCCGATTCTTCATTCAGGTATTACGGGAAATTCAGTACGGTTAGGTCTGATTGATACCGGCTTCCGGTACCGTGCCATGAGCTCGCTACGCCATCTGCGCGTTGTTGGAGAATTCGATTACATCCAGAATGACTCACTGGTTGACAATAATGATACGGACACCAGCGGACAAGACGGTCACGGCAGCATTGTTCTGAGTATTGCGGGTGGATGGCTTCAAGACACTCTGATCGGCTTTGCACCAAACGCTGATTACATTCTGGCAAAAACCGAGGACCTGCGCTTTGAACGTCGCATCGAAGAAGAAGCATACTGTGCAGCCATCGAGTGGATGGAAATGGAGGGGGCTCAGATAATCTCTTCATCGTTAGGCTACTACAGTTTCGATACTACTGAACAACCTATGGATCCGGTTGTGTTCGACGGTAGCACGACGTGGGCTGCCCAATACGTTAACAGAGCTGCAGAGCTCGGGGTACTTACGGTTACCGCTGCCGGCAATAACGGTGCAGGTGAACAATCGCTGCTTACTCCTGCCGATGCTGACAGTGTAATTGCGGTTGGCGCTGTTGATTACAGCGGTGTGGTGTGGGGTCAGAGCTCATCAGGCCTCACCTACGATAAGCGAGTCAAACCTGATGTTGCGTGTATGGGTCAGTCTGTACAGTGTCAGGACCGCGATGGCTCGATAAAACGTGTATCTGGAACATCAATGGCTACACCTCAAATTGCAGGATCATTGGCATTACTGTGTGAGCTATATCCAATGAGCACAGCCTCCATTGTTAAGCATATTTTGTTTTCAACATGCTGGACAAAGCCTGAGAACGGTACGAAAACCGGTAAAGGCATTCCGGATGTCACCCTGGCAGCCCGCAGATTGGGTGCAGTGTATGGGAGTGGATACGGCAAACCCGTAGCTATCCGGCACGGTGACAGCATCATTATCCTTGTTGCCATATTTGATACCAGTCAGGTGGATGCCGGCATTACCATTACTACGGCTCTCGGTCTGCGTACATTTACCGGATATCGCATCGACTCGCTATGGTACGGGTTTAGTATCCCATTGCAGGATGCAGGTACAGACACCATTGCCGTGCGGTTCAGCGCATCTGTCGGCAAGCGGATCTCATATCTGCCAGACCCCAACGGCTTTGTTCGTTTGCCGTCAGCAGCAAATCACATCCCATGCGGAATACGTCTGCCGGGAAGTATCGTATCGGTGCAATCAGGCGTTCTGGAACAGAGTCAGATCACTCTGTATCCAAACCCTGTACAGCATGGTGAAACTCTTACGATTACCGGAATCAGGAGACCACGATCACTTCAGATAGTCTGTGTTGGTACCGGTACCATTGTGCACTCTGAATCTACACCAACGGAATTGCACCAGTACAAGCTACAAGTACCGGAGCTGGATCCCGGGTTGTACCTGGTAGTTATCTACACTGAATCGGATATTACAACACTTCCAGTCATCATTTTATAGCAGCTATGAAATCAGTCATCGTCACCGGGGCAACGGGAGGTTTAGGAACAATCGTAACACAGCACCTCCGCACCATCGGATGGAACGTAATTACCGTAAATGGAAGAACAACTGACCTCACCAGGATGGATGCTGTTGAACGGTTCGTTGCCTCTGTTGCAGAACCTGTAACCGGGTTAGTTCATCTTGTGGGGGGAATACTGCCCGCAGCACCGGTACACACAACAACTATTGACGATTTTAACTGGTACGTGGCAGTCAATCTTACAACAACATACACAATTGTCAGAGCTATGATGCCACGGTTGATTCAGTCAGGCTCGGGAAGCATCGTAACCATTGGCGCCAACGATGCGCTGCATCAAACTGCACATCGCTCGCTATACGCTGCCACGAAAAGCGCTGTTGTTGCCTTTACGAAGGCAATTGCCGAAGAAGGGAAACCAGACAATATCCGCGCTAATGTCATTGTTCCCAGTATTATCCGTACCCCGGCCAACCTTGAATGGGGCGATGCCGATGAAGTGCCAAAATGGGTAGACCCCGGGCACGTAGCACAAACGATTGAGTTTCTTCTTTCACCATCGTGCGGATTAAATGGTGCTGTACTGACCATGCCCGGTGGATTAACATTGTAAACAACATGAAGTTTATACTCGGTTTCTATAAGCCATTTGCGTGGCGTGTTATAATCGCCCTGGCCATCATGATCCCAACAAGTGCCGTAAGCCTGCTCTTCCCATGGCTTACCGGCAGTCTTGTCGATTCAATTATTACCAGCGGAGCAGGAAGTGCCTTGATGGCCCTGGCAGCTATATTCCTTGGTCTGCTGATTTGCCAGGCTATTTTGAGCTACGCTGTAAGCGTAACGCTGGCAACAGCAACCGAGAACGTTATTGGACACCTGCGCACAACCCTGTTCGAACACATCGTAAGGCTTCCACTGGCGTTCCTGACGCAATACCGCGTAGGTGAACTGGCATCGAGGTTATCGAGTGACCTAACGCAAATTCAGGAAACATTTACTGTTTCCCTTGTCCAGCTTTTCCGACAGGGCGTTCTTCTTGTTGGTGCACTGATTGTTATCGTTTCAACCTCTTTGCCACTTACCATTCCAATCGTGATTTGTACTCCCCTCGTTGTGGCTGTTGCCGTGTTTTTGGGACGCAAGATCAGAAAGCTTAGCATGTCAACTCAGGATGCACTTGCAACCAGTGCAGCTGTTGTGGATGAAACGCTTCAGGGTATTATGGCAGTAAAATCGTTCGAAATGGAACACTTTGAGGCACAACGATATTCAACCGCGATCAGCAACACAGTTGCTTACGCAATTAAAGGAGCAAAAGTCCGTGCGCTATTCGTAACCTTTATTATCTTCGTCGTCTTTGGTGGTATTGCCGGCGTGATACTGTACGGTGCAAACCTGGTTGCCGAAAAAGCCATTAGTATTGGTGAACTGTTATCATTTCTGATGTATGCCATGTTTGTTGGCGGTTCACTGGGCAGTCTGGCGGAGCTTGTTGGACAGGTACAGAAAACAATCGGCGCAAGTATCCGCATTCAGGAGATACTACAGCAGCCTGTGGAAGTACTAACAGTACCGGCAAACCCAAGCCCCCTGCCACAGACGCATGTAACTGCACCCTCCAGCCTTGATCCTGATGGCATACCGGCTATTGAATTCCGGGACGTAGGTTTCGTGTATTCTGATAGAACAGGCCATGCTGCGGTACGGAATCTATCGTTTACAATTCACTCCGGAAGTCGGGTGGCCTTTGTGGGTGAAAGCGGCGCCGGGAAAAGCACTACTGCTGCCCTTATCCTGCGACTGTACGAGCCAACAACCGGAGAGATCCTATACGATGGCACTAACAGCCGTCTGCTTTCCCTTACCAACGTCCGCTCACGCGTAGGTATCGTTCCGCAGGATGTTGTGCTTCTTGGCGGAACAATCGAAGACAATATTCGGTACGGGCGGAGTGATGCCTCATGGGACGAAGTGCAGGATGCCGCCCGCCAGGCTAATGCTCTTGGATTTATCGAGACACTGCCCGGTAAATGGCAGACTGAAGTTGGAGAGCGCGGGACAAAGCTGAGTGGCGGACAAAAACAGCGCATTGCCATTGCGCGGGCCTTGCTAAAAAATCCCGAGATTCTGATACTGGATGAAGCAACGAGTTCACTCGACGCAACAAGTGAACAGCAGATTCAGGAGGCACTCGATAGATTAATGACCAATCGAACCACCATCATCATTGCCCACCGACTGAGTACTGTTCGTAGCTGTGACACGATCTTTGTCTTCGAGAATGGTACAATTATCGAACACGGCTCTCATCCGGAATTGATTCAACATGATTGCAGCCGGTACAAGAAGTGGGCCGATCTTCAGTTTCTGACCGGATAAAAAAAAGCTGTCTATTAAGACAGCTTTTAAAGGGATGCGGGACCGACGGGACTCGAACCCGCGACCTCCGCCGTGACAGGGCGGCGCTCTAACCAAACTGAGCTACAATCCCCTTTTGTGTGGACCCAAGCGGGATCGAACCGCTGACCTCTTGAATGCCATTCAAGCGCTCTCCCAGCTGAGCTATGGGCCCGTTCAACCCGTGGGCAAATTACAAATATAGAGTTTTTACCCAAATCCCAAAAAACGCGTTTCGGGGAAGTTATTCACACACAAAAAACACTGGCTGATGTGCAGGTCTGTAAAACCACCGTGCGGTCAGTCAGATCCCCCTGCACCGCCAAACTTATCATCAGGACTGGCAAACATAAAATTAAACGACGTAAGCGAGCCGTAAACACGGGTAATATATCCCTGGAGCTTAAGTTTCTCGCCATCCGTTAGTGATGACGACGAGTTAATCTGTTGCTCCAGTACTCTGAGATTGTCACGCATCATAACAACCTTGTGCATGAACTTATCAATCTGCAACTCATGCTGGGCAAGGCCGCTGTCAGCCGGCTTAAAAACAACCGAACCCCCCTGCCATTTTGGAGCAAGATCAGCAGAATGTCGCGATTCAATCTCGTTGGCAATCAGAGTTGCCAGTAAGCGCATTTGATATCTGTCAAGCTCCACGATTTGCCTTTCGTACTCCAACAACAACAGCAGCGGCAGCCATACTCTTGATTATGTCTCCAAGGAGGAAGGGAACTACACCCATTGTCAGGGTGAATTGCCATCCAGTAAACGTCTGCATGACCAGGGCTCCAATAAGTAAAATCGGTATGTGGCCAATCAGCCCTGCCGCAGTTAATCGGAGAAATGAC
This is a stretch of genomic DNA from Ignavibacteria bacterium. It encodes these proteins:
- a CDS encoding SDR family oxidoreductase, which gives rise to MPVVFITGGSRRIGKGLVHGFARKGWDVGFLYRQSRQQALLLQNQLAGSGVKVVAEQADVSNEHELESALTNLDALMGSPDVIVSNAGVFPRARGLQELTNSDVMQTLAVNTLPLLTIARWYKQRPTGRIIAISSLGAHEIWKNRIEYGVSKTALVRLGENLARTMAPTHTVNMVAPGMIAVPDDPSPAETEVSLLHTIPMGRYGSPEDIFDAVWFFATASPYITGQSLIVDGGYHLVR
- a CDS encoding S8 family serine peptidase; protein product: MNQRNQLKCCFVRDWQYILALLVISSLFACPLDAQSQSRELYRIHFTDKGNEPFRPGSELYQATLQRFNPKAIERRKAAGRHPILDWADMPVNEAYVTALDVVGVKPILTLRWTNCVLAELSPLQVTVLSQVGFVRSIEKVREVHYRPLSMTDDCSPARPGASSDAHSLLNTMPILHSGITGNSVRLGLIDTGFRYRAMSSLRHLRVVGEFDYIQNDSLVDNNDTDTSGQDGHGSIVLSIAGGWLQDTLIGFAPNADYILAKTEDLRFERRIEEEAYCAAIEWMEMEGAQIISSSLGYYSFDTTEQPMDPVVFDGSTTWAAQYVNRAAELGVLTVTAAGNNGAGEQSLLTPADADSVIAVGAVDYSGVVWGQSSSGLTYDKRVKPDVACMGQSVQCQDRDGSIKRVSGTSMATPQIAGSLALLCELYPMSTASIVKHILFSTCWTKPENGTKTGKGIPDVTLAARRLGAVYGSGYGKPVAIRHGDSIIILVAIFDTSQVDAGITITTALGLRTFTGYRIDSLWYGFSIPLQDAGTDTIAVRFSASVGKRISYLPDPNGFVRLPSAANHIPCGIRLPGSIVSVQSGVLEQSQITLYPNPVQHGETLTITGIRRPRSLQIVCVGTGTIVHSESTPTELHQYKLQVPELDPGLYLVVIYTESDITTLPVIIL
- a CDS encoding SDR family NAD(P)-dependent oxidoreductase gives rise to the protein MKSVIVTGATGGLGTIVTQHLRTIGWNVITVNGRTTDLTRMDAVERFVASVAEPVTGLVHLVGGILPAAPVHTTTIDDFNWYVAVNLTTTYTIVRAMMPRLIQSGSGSIVTIGANDALHQTAHRSLYAATKSAVVAFTKAIAEEGKPDNIRANVIVPSIIRTPANLEWGDADEVPKWVDPGHVAQTIEFLLSPSCGLNGAVLTMPGGLTL
- a CDS encoding ABC transporter ATP-binding protein is translated as MKFILGFYKPFAWRVIIALAIMIPTSAVSLLFPWLTGSLVDSIITSGAGSALMALAAIFLGLLICQAILSYAVSVTLATATENVIGHLRTTLFEHIVRLPLAFLTQYRVGELASRLSSDLTQIQETFTVSLVQLFRQGVLLVGALIVIVSTSLPLTIPIVICTPLVVAVAVFLGRKIRKLSMSTQDALATSAAVVDETLQGIMAVKSFEMEHFEAQRYSTAISNTVAYAIKGAKVRALFVTFIIFVVFGGIAGVILYGANLVAEKAISIGELLSFLMYAMFVGGSLGSLAELVGQVQKTIGASIRIQEILQQPVEVLTVPANPSPLPQTHVTAPSSLDPDGIPAIEFRDVGFVYSDRTGHAAVRNLSFTIHSGSRVAFVGESGAGKSTTAALILRLYEPTTGEILYDGTNSRLLSLTNVRSRVGIVPQDVVLLGGTIEDNIRYGRSDASWDEVQDAARQANALGFIETLPGKWQTEVGERGTKLSGGQKQRIAIARALLKNPEILILDEATSSLDATSEQQIQEALDRLMTNRTTIIIAHRLSTVRSCDTIFVFENGTIIEHGSHPELIQHDCSRYKKWADLQFLTG